Proteins found in one Aethina tumida isolate Nest 87 chromosome 1, icAetTumi1.1, whole genome shotgun sequence genomic segment:
- the LOC109594789 gene encoding larval cuticle protein A3A-like isoform X1, which produces MAFKFVVFAAFVAVARAGLIGQAAYSAAPAVSYSSISAPVAHAPLSYAAPVAHTYAAPAVAAYAAPVAKVAYAAPIAKTIIAEPEAPANYDFRYSVNDPHTGDSKTQQESRHGDAVHGSYSLIDADGTKRTVEYTADAHNGFNAVVHKEPAAVAVKAVAPVVAKVAAPVAYAAPVAHSYAAPAYAAYSAPVVAKYSAAPAVATSYSSIAAPVAVAKVAAPALSYAAAPALSYTAPAHSYYHH; this is translated from the coding sequence ttcGTAGTATTTGCCGCTTTCGTCGCCGTTGCCCGCGCTGGCCTTATTGGTCAAGCCGCTTACTCCGCTGCTCCAGCTGTATCTTACTCCTCAATCTCCGCTCCAGTGGCTCATGCTCCTCTTTCCTATGCTGCACCAGTAGCTCACACATATGCTGCTCCAGCTGTAGCCGCCTACGCCGCCCCTGTTGCCAAAGTAGCTTACGCCGCTCCAATCGCCAAGACCATCATTGCCGAACCTGAAGCCCCAGCCAACTACGACTTCAGATACTCCGTCAACGACCCACACACCGGAGACAGCAAGACCCAACAAGAATCTCGTCACGGAGACGCTGTACATGGAAGCTACTCCCTCATCGATGCCGACGGCACCAAGCGTACCGTAGAATACACCGCCGATGCCCACAACGGTTTCAACGCCGTAGTACACAAGGAACCTGCCGCCGTTGCCGTCAAAGCCGTAGCTCCAGTCGTAGCTAAAGTAGCTGCCCCAGTTGCCTACGCTGCTCCAGTAGCTCACTCCTATGCTGCTCCAGCCTACGCCGCCTACTCCGCTCCAGTAGTAGCCAAATACTCTGCTGCTCCAGCCGTCGCCACCTCTTACTCCAGCATTGCTGCCCCAGTAGCCGTAGCTAAAGTAGCTGCCCCAGCTCTTTCCTACGCTGCTGCCCCAGCTTTGTCTTATACTGCTCCAGCTCACTCTTACTACCACcactaa
- the LOC109594789 gene encoding larval cuticle protein A3A-like isoform X2, with the protein MAFKFVVFAAFVAVARAGLIGQAAYSAAPAVSYSSISAPVAHAPLSYAAPVAHTYAAPAVAAYAAPVAKVAYAAPIAKTIIAEPEAPANYDFRYSVNDPHTGDSKTQQESRHGDAVHGSYSLIDADGTKRTVEYTADAHNGFNAVVHKEPAAVAVKAVAPVVAKVAAPVAYAAPVAHSYAAPAYAAYSAPVVAKYSAAPAVATSYSSIAAPVAVAKVAAPALSYAAAPALSYTAPAHSYYHH; encoded by the exons ATGGCATTCAAA ttcGTAGTATTTGCCGCTTTCGTCGCCGTTGCCCGCGCTGGCCTTATTGGTCAAGCCGCTTACTCCGCTGCTCCAGCTGTATCTTACTCCTCAATCTCCGCTCCAGTGGCTCATGCTCCTCTTTCCTATGCTGCACCAGTAGCTCACACATATGCTGCTCCAGCTGTAGCCGCCTACGCCGCCCCTGTTGCCAAAGTAGCTTACGCCGCTCCAATCGCCAAGACCATCATTGCCGAACCTGAAGCCCCAGCCAACTACGACTTCAGATACTCCGTCAACGACCCACACACCGGAGACAGCAAGACCCAACAAGAATCTCGTCACGGAGACGCTGTACATGGAAGCTACTCCCTCATCGATGCCGACGGCACCAAGCGTACCGTAGAATACACCGCCGATGCCCACAACGGTTTCAACGCCGTAGTACACAAGGAACCTGCCGCCGTTGCCGTCAAAGCCGTAGCTCCAGTCGTAGCTAAAGTAGCTGCCCCAGTTGCCTACGCTGCTCCAGTAGCTCACTCCTATGCTGCTCCAGCCTACGCCGCCTACTCCGCTCCAGTAGTAGCCAAATACTCTGCTGCTCCAGCCGTCGCCACCTCTTACTCCAGCATTGCTGCCCCAGTAGCCGTAGCTAAAGTAGCTGCCCCAGCTCTTTCCTACGCTGCTGCCCCAGCTTTGTCTTATACTGCTCCAGCTCACTCTTACTACCACcactaa